In Amphiura filiformis chromosome 1, Afil_fr2py, whole genome shotgun sequence, the following are encoded in one genomic region:
- the LOC140165360 gene encoding uncharacterized protein isoform X2 produces MGYRWAIAGTKLPSEDGAPNKIMSIWCRGRGALSVDECTVQEITAECACDEMDAAIICSNDTRWSNENGLENVILRPSYSYDNTYYVEAQISDDDMWRRVCIDNNNVYNNDNMDCSWFYQHFDCEEAQASRLSGQIGLNSTMVLIASLQSKSLGFSTVRMDVLIDGSVNGSCSNLEQSELTCTCDFICSGALLDPDVCGQCS; encoded by the exons ATGGGATACCGATGGGCGATTGCAGGCACCAAACTTCCCTCTGAAGATGGGGCACCGAACAAGATAATGTCCATATGGTGCCGCGGCCGCGGTGCTTTATCTGTGGATGAATGTACTGTCCAGGAGATAACGGCTGAATGTGCGTGTGACGAAATGGATGCTGCTATCATTTGCTCTAATG ATACGAGATGGAGTAACGAGAACGGGCTAGAAAATGTGATTTTGCGCCCATCTTACAGCTATGATAACACTTACTATGTAGAAGCTCAAATAAGCGATGATGACATGTGGCGAAGAGTTTGCATTGATAACAACAACGTTTATAACAATGACAATATGGACTGTTCGTGGTTTTATCAACATTTCGATTGCGAGGAAGCCCAAGCAAGTAGATTATCAGGACAGATTGGGTTGAACTCCACGATGGTTTTAATTGCGAGTTTACAATCGAAATCTTTAGGATTTAGTACAGTTCGTATGGATGTGCTGATTGACGGGTCGGTAAATGGAAGCTGTTCAAATTTGGAACAAAGTGAACTCACTTGTACTTGTG ATTTCATCTGTTCTGGGGCTTTGCTGGATCCTGATGTTTGTGGCCAGTGCAgctga
- the LOC140165360 gene encoding uncharacterized protein isoform X1: MGYRWAIAGTKLPSEDGAPNKIMSIWCRGRGALSVDECTVQEITAECACDEMDAAIICSNDTRWSNENGLENVILRPSYSYDNTYYVEAQISDDDMWRRVCIDNNNVYNNDNMDCSWFYQHFDCEEAQASRLSGQIGLNSTMVLIASLQSKSLGFSTVRMDVLIDGSVNGSCSNLEQSELTCTCDAIVDNPSEIINGTKMYKTFRSSCDGRCDHDDFTTCQCDIDCAFFGDCCFDYDSTCQGVHNGTQEISLTETCMTVSMSMTQHPIIHSYRAALEQFIL; encoded by the exons ATGGGATACCGATGGGCGATTGCAGGCACCAAACTTCCCTCTGAAGATGGGGCACCGAACAAGATAATGTCCATATGGTGCCGCGGCCGCGGTGCTTTATCTGTGGATGAATGTACTGTCCAGGAGATAACGGCTGAATGTGCGTGTGACGAAATGGATGCTGCTATCATTTGCTCTAATG ATACGAGATGGAGTAACGAGAACGGGCTAGAAAATGTGATTTTGCGCCCATCTTACAGCTATGATAACACTTACTATGTAGAAGCTCAAATAAGCGATGATGACATGTGGCGAAGAGTTTGCATTGATAACAACAACGTTTATAACAATGACAATATGGACTGTTCGTGGTTTTATCAACATTTCGATTGCGAGGAAGCCCAAGCAAGTAGATTATCAGGACAGATTGGGTTGAACTCCACGATGGTTTTAATTGCGAGTTTACAATCGAAATCTTTAGGATTTAGTACAGTTCGTATGGATGTGCTGATTGACGGGTCGGTAAATGGAAGCTGTTCAAATTTGGAACAAAGTGAACTCACTTGTACTTGTG ACGCCATTGTTGATAACCCGTCTGAGATAATAAATGGCACAAAGATGTATAAGACATTCAGAAGTAGCTGCGATGGTCGATGTGATCACGATGACTTCACTACTTGCCAATGTGACATTGATTGTGCATTCTTTGGGGACTGTTGTTTTGATTACGACTCTACGTGTCAAGGTGTACATAACGGAACTCAGGAAATCTCCCTGACAGAGACATGTATGACTGTGTCGATGTCTATGACTCAACATCCTATCATTCACAGCTACAGAGCCGCGTTAGAGCAGTTTATCTTGTGA